A single region of the Bifidobacterium asteroides DSM 20089 genome encodes:
- the metF gene encoding methylenetetrahydrofolate reductase [NAD(P)H], with product MHEPIFSLEVFPPKRDAPVGTIYDTLDGLEGLMPDFISVTYGTGRRSDRTATARIAKTIHTEYGIPAVAHLTAQYADREVIDQALDMFDDAGVAAVLALRGDSVEGREPAGVFEHASDLAAYIRSRRPNLSIYGACYPETHPEAASPEEDIENLRIKVDSGVDHLVSQLFYDNADFLDFLDRARAAGIQVPIEAGIMPITNEGQVRHMSEVCKARIPAAVESILERWGDDRASLREAGIIYASQQIADLVAHGVDGIHLYSMNHSGVTRRIWHNVRHLFRQVGANSESSSDKS from the coding sequence ATGCATGAGCCTATCTTTTCCCTGGAGGTCTTTCCCCCCAAGCGCGATGCCCCGGTGGGCACCATCTATGACACCTTGGATGGACTGGAAGGGTTGATGCCCGACTTCATCTCTGTGACCTACGGGACCGGCCGGCGTTCGGACCGCACGGCCACGGCCCGCATAGCCAAGACCATCCATACAGAGTACGGCATCCCTGCCGTGGCGCACTTGACCGCCCAGTACGCGGACCGCGAGGTGATCGACCAGGCACTGGACATGTTCGACGATGCAGGTGTGGCAGCGGTGCTGGCCCTGCGAGGCGACAGCGTGGAGGGCCGTGAGCCTGCCGGGGTCTTCGAGCATGCCAGCGACCTTGCCGCCTACATCCGGTCCCGTCGGCCCAACCTGTCTATATACGGGGCCTGTTATCCTGAGACCCATCCGGAGGCCGCCTCGCCCGAGGAGGACATTGAGAATCTGCGAATCAAGGTGGATTCCGGCGTGGATCATCTGGTTTCGCAACTCTTCTACGACAATGCTGATTTTCTGGACTTCTTGGACCGGGCACGGGCAGCCGGCATCCAGGTGCCCATTGAGGCCGGCATCATGCCCATCACCAACGAGGGCCAGGTACGGCACATGAGCGAGGTCTGCAAGGCGCGGATCCCGGCTGCGGTCGAGTCCATCCTGGAACGTTGGGGCGACGACCGGGCCAGCCTGCGCGAGGCGGGCATCATATACGCCTCACAGCAGATCGCCGACCTGGTGGCCCATGGGGTGGATGGCATCCACCTTTACTCCATGAACCATTCCGGCGTCACCAGGCGCATCTGGCACAACGTCCGTCACCTCTTCCGGCAGGTGGGCGCCAACTCAGAGTCCTCCAGTGATAAGAGTTGA